Proteins from a genomic interval of Candidatus Alcyoniella australis:
- a CDS encoding radical SAM protein, protein MKALLVQNIWREYFGFMMLSAVLKRDGHEVVNLVDHRVTRLLEAIERERPGMVAFSFTNCEQGWVEQAASAVKQNHPELPVVIGGPHPTLHPELALKPQFDMVCRGEGEGPMLDLAAMIDNGDRDWSKIENMCFSSEGELVQNSVRPLIEDLDSLPLHDRDSYYRYRFLRNNPVKYFFTGRGCPFNCSFCFNRRFKEIYPNSKSYIRHYSVERVIEEIAEVKRRWPMKQVRFEDDVFTLQRKWLLEFLDLYEQQIRVPYLAYIRAGESEEVIRRLSQTGCFCVLFGVETGDEQRRNELLNKAVKDEQIRQTAALLHKYKIHFFTSNILGLPGETFDLALKTVRINQQIKAPDVWCSVFQPYAGLEITDYAIECGYLQKLDDDTVGINTFADNALDQPDQRRIFNLQKFFYPLVRWPWLEPLLLPLTKLRPNFVFHYIFVLFYTISYLQHSKVGLIRMFFEGLHWFRVFLADSKTK, encoded by the coding sequence ATGAAAGCCCTGTTGGTACAGAATATCTGGCGTGAATACTTCGGCTTCATGATGCTCTCGGCAGTGCTGAAGCGCGATGGACACGAAGTGGTCAATCTGGTGGACCACCGTGTGACACGCCTGCTCGAGGCGATCGAGCGCGAACGGCCGGGGATGGTTGCCTTCAGTTTCACCAACTGCGAACAGGGTTGGGTAGAGCAAGCCGCCTCCGCGGTCAAACAAAATCATCCCGAGCTGCCGGTTGTGATCGGCGGACCGCACCCGACCCTGCACCCGGAGCTGGCGCTTAAACCGCAGTTCGATATGGTCTGCCGCGGCGAGGGCGAGGGCCCGATGCTCGACCTGGCGGCGATGATCGATAACGGAGACCGCGACTGGAGCAAGATCGAGAACATGTGCTTCAGCAGCGAGGGCGAGCTGGTCCAGAACAGCGTTCGTCCGTTGATCGAGGATCTGGACAGCCTGCCGCTGCACGACCGCGACAGCTATTATCGGTATCGTTTTCTGCGCAACAATCCGGTCAAGTACTTCTTCACCGGCCGCGGCTGCCCGTTCAACTGTAGCTTTTGCTTCAACCGTCGTTTCAAGGAAATCTACCCCAACAGCAAAAGCTATATTCGCCACTACAGCGTGGAGCGCGTGATTGAGGAGATAGCCGAGGTCAAACGTCGCTGGCCGATGAAGCAGGTGCGCTTTGAGGACGACGTGTTCACCCTCCAGCGCAAATGGTTGCTTGAGTTCCTCGACCTGTACGAGCAGCAGATCCGCGTACCCTATCTGGCCTACATCCGCGCCGGTGAGTCCGAGGAGGTTATTCGGCGATTGTCGCAGACCGGATGCTTCTGCGTGCTGTTCGGAGTGGAGACCGGCGACGAACAACGCCGTAACGAGCTGCTGAACAAGGCGGTGAAGGACGAACAGATTCGCCAGACAGCCGCCCTGCTCCACAAATACAAGATCCACTTTTTTACATCGAACATTCTCGGATTGCCCGGCGAGACCTTTGATCTGGCGCTGAAGACCGTCAGGATAAACCAACAGATCAAGGCTCCAGACGTCTGGTGCTCGGTGTTCCAGCCCTATGCCGGACTGGAGATCACCGATTACGCCATTGAGTGCGGGTACCTCCAAAAACTGGACGACGACACGGTGGGCATCAACACCTTTGCCGACAACGCTTTGGACCAGCCTGACCAGCGAAGGATTTTCAACCTGCAAAAGTTCTTCTATCCGTTGGTACGCTGGCCGTGGCTCGAGCCTTTGCTGCTGCCGCTGACCAAGCTGCGTCCGAACTTCGTCTTCCATTACATCTTTGTGTTGTTCTACACGATCTCCTACCTGCAACACTCCAAGGTCGGATTGATCCGGATGTTCTTCGAGGGGCTGCATTGGTTCCGGGTCTTCCTGGCCGACTCCAAAACAAAATGA